The Juglans regia cultivar Chandler chromosome 2, Walnut 2.0, whole genome shotgun sequence genome includes a window with the following:
- the LOC108995478 gene encoding transcription factor PRE4-like, with protein sequence MSSRRSRTSINVADDQEIIENLVFKLQSLLPDQPNQRHKETVSASKILNEICTYIKSLQKEADDLSERLSQQLHSVDTTGDVDVVDVDQFIRRLLQH encoded by the exons ATGTCCAGCCGACGATCAAGAACTTCGATTAATGTAGCAGATGATCAAGAGATCATTGAAAATCTGGTTTTTAAACTACAGTCATTGCTTCCCGATCAGCCTAATCAAAGGCACAAAGAAACG GTATCAGCCTCTAagattttgaatgaaatttgcACTTATATCAAGAGCTTACAAAAAGAGGCTGATGACCTGAGTGAAAGACTCTCTCAACAGCTGCATTCTGTGGACACCACTGGTGATGTTGATGTTGTTGATGTAGATCAGTTTATTAGAAGACTTTTGCAACACTAa